From the genome of Haloarchaeobius salinus, one region includes:
- a CDS encoding DUF7528 family protein produces the protein MTVESTPESIVVSIGESNRTLTRREAMALQDQIGDALVERREFFRTTGVHREDGSYEVTRRGADSAGNAKVFESFETVRRLYDRLPDEFGADAVGRTGITGSRRHMLVRHFAEHPAFDCEITSRSPLTVAKTDSESADANEEEPMPEATAD, from the coding sequence ATCACCGTCGAATCCACTCCAGAGTCCATCGTCGTTTCTATCGGTGAATCGAACCGCACGCTCACGCGCCGAGAAGCCATGGCGCTGCAGGACCAGATCGGCGACGCGCTGGTCGAACGCCGCGAGTTCTTCCGCACCACGGGCGTCCACCGCGAGGACGGCTCCTACGAGGTGACCCGTCGTGGGGCCGACTCCGCGGGCAACGCGAAGGTGTTCGAGAGCTTCGAGACCGTCCGCCGGCTGTACGACCGCCTGCCCGACGAGTTCGGGGCCGACGCGGTCGGTCGGACCGGTATCACGGGCTCGCGCCGGCACATGCTGGTGCGACACTTCGCGGAGCATCCGGCCTTCGACTGCGAGATCACGAGCCGGAGTCCGCTGACGGTCGCGAAGACCGACTCCGAGTCCGCGGACGCGAACGAGGAGGAGCCGATGCCGGAGGCGACGGCCGACTGA
- a CDS encoding cupredoxin domain-containing protein encodes MNTSRRELLAATGTCLAVGVSGCNDGGSSDPATTAPPTTSPSPADATVEVDAAGFEPLCVSVDPGDRVRWGNVDATAHDVTPDTDVGGATDWSFDAETVAAGEPLDRVFEEHGLYAYRCSIHGREAMCGAVVVGDVSVDTALPCQDG; translated from the coding sequence ATGAACACCTCGCGCCGCGAGCTGCTCGCCGCGACCGGCACGTGCCTGGCAGTGGGGGTGTCCGGCTGCAACGACGGTGGCAGCAGCGACCCAGCGACGACCGCACCGCCGACCACCAGCCCATCCCCCGCCGACGCGACCGTCGAGGTCGACGCCGCGGGCTTCGAACCGCTGTGCGTCTCCGTCGACCCGGGCGACCGCGTCCGCTGGGGGAACGTCGACGCGACCGCACACGACGTCACGCCCGACACCGATGTCGGCGGTGCCACCGACTGGTCGTTCGACGCCGAGACCGTCGCGGCGGGCGAGCCGCTCGACCGCGTGTTCGAGGAGCACGGACTGTACGCCTACCGGTGCAGCATCCACGGGCGCGAGGCGATGTGCGGCGCGGTCGTCGTCGGCGACGTGAGCGTCGACACGGCGTTACCCTGTCAGGACGGATAG
- a CDS encoding LEA type 2 family protein, which produces MTEGTDGGDGSASAKTGSGGGPATVKRLLFGSKLRVGAVVVVGLVGMVVAAYLLGLLGVPSVTGVENRFGETNESTTVIETELGVQNPNPVGTGFLDVSANYEVNMNDITMATGGRDDIDVQPGQSTVTTRSYLQNEEIPRWWASHIRRGEQTQVRIDATVRSGLVGRSFAVPQERTIRTDLLSSFNSTETREVNADRPLVSDPVLYVNRTAGQWGDVTNESTPIVLDFYVYNPKSYAIPISQIEYAVNMNDITVGEGTNDREYILEPGEVTQVRTVTTIDNTNLDEWWVSHLQRDQVTDLRIDFSVTTRIGGTSIQIPMDRFTYTETIETDIFGTKNATDAGGENGTDGSETDDGTTGSGDDTATDGGTTTDDGSGDDGTTSGGGTTTDGGGILGARTAGAAPTDAARLA; this is translated from the coding sequence ATGACAGAGGGAACGGACGGCGGTGACGGGTCGGCAAGTGCGAAGACGGGCAGTGGTGGTGGGCCCGCGACGGTGAAGCGCCTCCTGTTCGGGAGCAAACTCCGGGTCGGTGCCGTCGTCGTGGTCGGCCTCGTGGGGATGGTCGTCGCGGCGTACCTGCTTGGCCTCCTCGGTGTCCCGTCGGTGACGGGCGTCGAGAACCGTTTCGGCGAGACGAACGAGTCGACGACGGTCATCGAGACCGAGCTCGGGGTACAGAACCCGAACCCGGTCGGGACGGGCTTCCTCGACGTCTCCGCGAACTACGAGGTGAACATGAACGACATCACGATGGCGACCGGCGGGCGGGACGACATCGACGTCCAGCCGGGGCAGTCGACGGTGACGACCCGGAGCTACCTCCAGAACGAGGAGATACCGCGCTGGTGGGCCAGCCACATCCGTCGTGGTGAGCAGACCCAGGTGCGCATCGACGCGACGGTCCGCTCGGGGCTCGTCGGTCGCTCGTTCGCGGTGCCACAGGAGCGGACCATCCGGACCGACCTGCTCTCGTCGTTCAACTCCACCGAGACGCGCGAGGTGAACGCGGACCGGCCGCTGGTGTCCGACCCGGTGCTGTACGTCAACCGGACCGCCGGCCAGTGGGGCGACGTGACCAACGAGTCGACGCCCATCGTGCTCGACTTCTACGTCTACAACCCGAAGTCCTACGCGATCCCCATCTCCCAGATCGAGTACGCGGTGAACATGAACGACATCACCGTCGGCGAGGGGACGAACGACCGCGAGTACATCCTCGAACCCGGCGAGGTGACCCAGGTCAGGACCGTGACGACCATCGACAACACGAACCTCGACGAGTGGTGGGTGAGCCACCTCCAGCGGGATCAGGTCACCGACCTCCGCATCGACTTCAGCGTGACCACCCGGATCGGCGGGACGAGCATCCAGATCCCGATGGACCGGTTCACCTACACCGAGACCATCGAGACGGACATCTTCGGCACGAAGAACGCGACCGACGCGGGCGGTGAGAATGGGACGGATGGGTCCGAGACCGACGACGGGACCACCGGGAGTGGTGACGACACCGCGACGGACGGCGGGACCACGACCGACGACGGCTCCGGTGACGACGGCACGACGAGCGGTGGCGGGACGACCACCGACGGCGGCGGCATCCTCGGTGCCCGCACGGCTGGTGCGGCACCGACAGATGCGGCAAGACTCGCGTGA
- a CDS encoding SRPBCC family protein codes for MTVRVERTFEFPVTPERVWAFIADPELRARPISVVDRFELRNEDGTEATWHVELPIPLIRRTVAIRTRDVDRREPEFVRFEGRSKVMRVTGEHEIRETEEGCTLTNRFIVDGKLPGVERFFERNLDGELDNLEAALREYLELPA; via the coding sequence ATGACAGTCCGGGTCGAGCGCACGTTCGAGTTCCCGGTTACCCCCGAGCGGGTCTGGGCGTTCATCGCGGACCCGGAGCTCCGCGCTCGCCCCATCAGCGTGGTGGACCGCTTCGAGCTCCGCAACGAGGACGGCACCGAGGCGACGTGGCACGTCGAACTGCCGATCCCGCTCATCCGGCGTACCGTCGCCATCCGGACCCGCGACGTCGACCGTCGCGAGCCCGAGTTCGTCCGGTTCGAGGGCCGTTCGAAGGTGATGCGGGTCACCGGTGAACACGAGATCCGGGAGACGGAGGAGGGCTGTACCCTCACGAACCGGTTCATCGTGGACGGCAAGCTCCCCGGCGTGGAACGGTTCTTCGAACGGAATCTGGACGGCGAACTGGACAACCTCGAAGCCGCACTGCGCGAGTATCTGGAGCTGCCGGCATGA
- a CDS encoding DUF7123 family protein, with protein sequence MSDYSDEEQRILAYLRDSVSKGQQYFRAKNIADAIDLSSKQVGSRLPHLSEKSEDVDIEKWGRSRSTTWKVTVS encoded by the coding sequence ATGAGCGATTACTCCGACGAGGAGCAGCGGATACTCGCCTACCTGCGAGACAGCGTCTCGAAGGGGCAACAGTACTTCCGTGCGAAGAACATCGCCGACGCCATCGACCTCTCCTCGAAGCAGGTCGGCTCGCGGCTCCCACACCTCTCGGAGAAGTCCGAGGACGTGGACATCGAGAAATGGGGTCGCTCCCGGTCGACGACCTGGAAGGTAACGGTCAGTTAA
- a CDS encoding DUF7525 family protein — protein sequence MSQHTSGSSDKAIGFSTAFGIAAVLSAVAMAVFGIQYLGGTSSAQVAGSAAFAGAMVFAMLSVFALQWWDR from the coding sequence ATGAGTCAACACACGTCCGGGTCGAGCGACAAGGCGATCGGCTTCTCCACCGCCTTCGGCATCGCCGCCGTCCTGAGCGCCGTCGCGATGGCCGTCTTCGGCATCCAGTATCTCGGTGGGACGTCCAGCGCACAGGTGGCCGGCAGCGCGGCGTTCGCGGGCGCGATGGTCTTCGCGATGCTCTCGGTCTTCGCGCTGCAGTGGTGGGACCGCTGA
- a CDS encoding DUF4350 domain-containing protein, with product MQRRDFMATLAATSLGSVVSATGAGASFGQSAALDVGQLRFYSTGSLLNASGEPLTDGSNVLVWAEPTAYNADEDGNGDAVSYPDGTDIPLAGIDGTVVGIGNDLVNNQESFSDAGNEEFLLNVWDDLTGGDATVLVDEGHDNAITRSDISTFAGYAEDNGYTVNATTDLAADLGSADGLVLARPTTALSDSELSAVASFVDGGGALFLHDASDFQDQDQTANLNAVAETVGAAFRFNDDQVYDDENSGFENFVILTENGNTEQYPELFAAREGIGGGGELPFEPGESYPGTVTSVADGDTFTVEFENQDVGAQSIRVLGVDTPESPENASAERPEEWEGLAYETASDARPVDTLSHYSGTCFLDDAMEPLTDAATVLYWAPSNATVTDQNGGDAVSYPDADIPLAVKDGNLVGLSANMVNDQGGWDGDNCDFVLNVWDAQLGGEGTVVWLDNGQFDNLGDVFGNFEGRAEDAGYTLESASDLAAAAGDADAFVLSSPNALSDANLAAVASFAADGNPVTFIGKSDYNDFDRTEALNTVLSEIGAAFRYNDAQVVVDGDFSFGTEQFNTDSYAPYFGGDSEDPLAHLQEWAGEATEFAAQELSGADVVVSFDENEGVTDPFDRLLGYVAYDATGDGSKDTLYNARLIEEGYARVYGSGLSKHDEFWSYEHDARTAGTGLWAESDVVSAPSYRNRPVEDLFVPTPAAVGSANGALGQGRVPVNAESSASESEAPLVGVDQGKSVAMLGGLLVDESHEEAEGSGYDVSGFENFTFVSNLADSLSGREGDVLVDGGHGQFSAEFALSNEDAAYYQRFLEGAGLHFEQVNEPTAEKLSRGRALLVTSPTEAFSDAEVDALRSFRDDGGAIVLLGDADATDAARENLNSLASALGSDLRLTGDAVTDGSNNVNGDAGLVTTTNFHDDFDLFDVYEPGTGGGEPGQPTLSVSFPERNGAGSAVPADLSLSNAPDGLAGFDVTISIADTGVAAVTDVGFDDVFPDSTTEASISADGSTVSLEAADIEENVGTGASDVPLATVSLEPQSAGTTGIDLEIGALDADDGSVIDAGTSTGDLTIAPVERIGDNDLPTDPDDDGVYEDLNGNGQLDFEDVVVFFENRESDAIQDYVDSFDFNDNGRIDFDDITTLFEEI from the coding sequence GTGCAACGACGTGATTTCATGGCCACACTCGCCGCGACCTCGCTGGGGAGCGTCGTGTCGGCCACGGGAGCGGGAGCATCGTTCGGTCAGAGCGCAGCACTCGACGTCGGCCAACTCCGGTTCTACTCGACCGGCAGCCTGCTGAACGCGTCCGGTGAACCGCTCACCGACGGCTCGAACGTGCTCGTCTGGGCGGAGCCGACGGCGTACAACGCCGACGAGGACGGCAACGGCGACGCGGTCAGCTACCCCGACGGCACCGACATCCCGCTCGCCGGCATCGACGGGACCGTCGTCGGCATCGGCAACGACCTCGTCAACAACCAGGAGTCGTTCAGCGACGCCGGCAACGAGGAGTTCCTCCTGAACGTGTGGGACGACCTCACCGGCGGCGACGCGACGGTCCTCGTCGACGAGGGCCACGACAACGCGATCACGCGGTCCGACATCTCGACGTTCGCCGGCTACGCGGAGGACAACGGCTACACCGTGAACGCGACGACCGACCTCGCGGCCGACCTCGGGAGCGCCGACGGGCTGGTGCTCGCCCGCCCGACGACGGCACTCTCCGACAGCGAGCTCTCGGCCGTCGCCTCGTTCGTCGACGGCGGTGGCGCGCTGTTCCTCCACGACGCCTCGGACTTCCAGGACCAGGACCAGACCGCGAACCTGAACGCCGTCGCCGAGACCGTCGGCGCGGCGTTCCGGTTCAACGACGACCAGGTGTACGACGACGAGAACAGCGGCTTCGAGAACTTCGTCATCCTCACCGAGAACGGCAACACCGAGCAGTACCCCGAGCTGTTCGCGGCCCGTGAGGGCATCGGCGGCGGCGGTGAACTCCCGTTCGAACCGGGCGAGAGCTACCCCGGCACCGTGACGAGCGTCGCCGACGGCGACACCTTCACCGTGGAGTTCGAGAACCAGGACGTGGGCGCACAGTCCATCCGCGTCCTCGGCGTCGACACGCCGGAGAGCCCGGAGAACGCGAGCGCCGAACGCCCCGAGGAGTGGGAGGGCCTCGCCTACGAGACGGCCAGCGACGCCCGTCCCGTCGACACACTCTCGCACTACAGCGGCACCTGCTTCCTGGACGACGCGATGGAGCCGCTCACCGACGCCGCGACGGTCCTCTACTGGGCACCGTCGAACGCCACCGTCACCGACCAGAACGGCGGCGACGCGGTCAGCTACCCCGACGCCGACATCCCGCTCGCCGTGAAGGACGGCAACCTCGTGGGGCTCAGCGCCAACATGGTCAACGACCAGGGCGGGTGGGACGGCGACAACTGCGACTTCGTGCTGAACGTCTGGGACGCCCAGCTCGGTGGCGAGGGCACCGTCGTCTGGCTCGACAACGGCCAGTTCGACAACCTGGGCGACGTGTTCGGCAACTTCGAGGGGCGTGCGGAGGACGCGGGCTACACGCTCGAGTCCGCCAGCGACCTCGCGGCGGCCGCAGGCGACGCGGACGCGTTCGTGCTCTCGTCGCCGAACGCGCTCTCGGACGCGAACCTAGCCGCCGTCGCCAGCTTCGCGGCTGACGGTAACCCGGTGACCTTCATCGGCAAGTCGGACTACAACGACTTCGACCGGACCGAGGCGCTGAACACCGTCCTCTCCGAGATCGGTGCAGCGTTCCGCTACAACGACGCGCAGGTCGTCGTCGACGGCGACTTCTCGTTCGGCACCGAGCAGTTCAACACGGACAGCTACGCGCCGTACTTCGGCGGCGACAGCGAGGACCCGCTCGCGCACCTCCAGGAGTGGGCCGGCGAGGCGACGGAGTTCGCGGCCCAGGAGCTCTCCGGCGCGGACGTCGTCGTCAGCTTCGACGAGAACGAGGGCGTCACCGACCCGTTCGACCGGCTGCTCGGCTACGTCGCGTACGACGCCACCGGCGACGGTAGCAAGGACACGCTGTACAACGCCCGGCTCATCGAGGAGGGGTACGCCCGCGTCTACGGCTCCGGCCTCTCGAAGCACGACGAGTTCTGGAGCTACGAACACGACGCCCGCACCGCCGGCACCGGCCTCTGGGCCGAGAGCGACGTCGTGTCCGCCCCGAGCTACCGGAACCGGCCCGTCGAGGACCTGTTCGTCCCGACGCCCGCGGCCGTCGGCTCCGCGAACGGCGCGCTCGGCCAGGGTCGCGTCCCCGTCAACGCCGAGTCGAGCGCCAGCGAGAGCGAGGCCCCGCTCGTCGGCGTCGACCAGGGCAAGAGCGTCGCGATGCTCGGCGGTCTCCTCGTCGACGAGTCCCACGAGGAGGCCGAGGGCTCGGGCTACGACGTCTCCGGCTTCGAGAACTTCACGTTCGTCTCCAACCTCGCGGACTCGCTCTCCGGACGCGAGGGCGACGTGCTCGTCGACGGCGGTCACGGCCAGTTCAGCGCGGAGTTCGCCCTCTCGAACGAGGACGCGGCCTACTACCAGCGGTTCCTCGAGGGCGCGGGCCTGCACTTCGAGCAGGTGAACGAGCCGACCGCCGAGAAGCTCTCGCGTGGTCGTGCGCTGCTCGTCACGAGCCCCACCGAGGCGTTCTCCGACGCGGAGGTCGATGCCCTGCGGAGCTTCCGCGACGACGGCGGTGCCATCGTCCTGCTCGGCGACGCCGACGCGACCGACGCGGCACGCGAGAACCTGAACTCCCTCGCGAGCGCCCTCGGCTCCGACCTGCGTCTCACCGGCGACGCCGTCACCGACGGCTCGAACAACGTGAACGGCGACGCCGGACTCGTCACGACGACGAACTTCCACGACGACTTCGACCTGTTCGACGTCTACGAGCCGGGCACGGGCGGCGGAGAGCCGGGCCAGCCGACGCTCTCTGTCAGCTTCCCCGAGCGCAACGGTGCCGGCAGCGCCGTCCCGGCCGACCTCTCCCTGTCGAACGCGCCCGACGGACTCGCCGGCTTCGACGTGACCATCAGCATCGCCGACACCGGTGTCGCCGCCGTGACGGACGTGGGCTTCGACGACGTCTTCCCGGACTCGACCACCGAGGCGTCCATCAGCGCCGACGGCTCGACGGTCTCCCTCGAGGCCGCGGACATCGAGGAAAACGTCGGCACCGGGGCGTCGGACGTGCCGCTCGCCACGGTCTCCCTCGAACCGCAGTCGGCCGGCACCACCGGCATCGACCTCGAGATTGGGGCGCTCGACGCCGACGACGGATCGGTCATCGACGCCGGAACCAGCACCGGCGACCTGACCATCGCCCCCGTCGAACGCATCGGCGACAACGACCTGCCGACGGACCCGGACGACGACGGCGTCTACGAGGACCTGAACGGCAACGGCCAGCTCGACTTCGAGGACGTCGTCGTCTTCTTCGAGAACCGCGAGTCGGACGCCATCCAGGACTACGTCGACTCCTTCGACTTCAACGACAACGGTCGCATCGACTTCGACGACATCACGACCCTGTTCGAGGAGATATAG
- a CDS encoding aldehyde dehydrogenase family protein, translating into MSQQDIDTYQHYIDGEWTDGHGDETFESKNPATGGTLGEFHRGTPEDVQEALEAADEAAEMWQAMSHIDRAEYLWDIYHELRERTDELGAVVTKECGKEISEGKADVVEAAHMVEWAAGDARHPKGDVVPSEIPSKDAYMRRKPRGVVGCITPWNFPVAIPFWHMAVALVEGNTVVFKPAEQTPWCAQIIAEMFVDAGIPDGVFNMVQGFGDAGAEIVDSDITDTVLFTGSAEVGHEVASKVGGQPGKLAACEMGGKNGIVVTEEADLDVAVHSAVMSSFKTTGQRCVSSERLIVHEDVYDEFKERYVEVAQNIAVGDPLDEDTFMGPAIEEGHVEKIRRHNEMAREEGANVLVDRFELNDDEIPDGHEDGHWVGPFVYEIEYDTDLRCIKEECFGPHVALLEYSGDIERAVEIHNDTPYGLAGAIISEDYRQINYYRDNAEIGLAYGNLPCIGAEVQLPFGGVKKSGNGYPSAREVIEAVTERTAWTLNNSKDIEMAQGLSADIKTQTDD; encoded by the coding sequence ATGAGCCAGCAGGACATCGACACCTACCAGCACTACATCGACGGTGAGTGGACCGACGGTCACGGCGACGAGACCTTCGAGAGCAAGAACCCGGCGACGGGCGGGACCCTCGGCGAGTTCCACCGTGGAACACCCGAGGACGTACAGGAGGCCCTGGAGGCCGCCGACGAGGCCGCCGAGATGTGGCAGGCCATGTCCCACATCGACCGCGCGGAGTACCTCTGGGACATCTACCACGAGCTGCGCGAGCGCACCGACGAGCTCGGCGCGGTCGTGACCAAGGAGTGCGGCAAGGAGATCAGCGAGGGCAAGGCCGACGTGGTCGAGGCCGCGCACATGGTCGAGTGGGCCGCGGGCGACGCCCGCCACCCGAAGGGTGACGTGGTCCCCTCCGAGATCCCGAGCAAGGACGCCTACATGCGGCGGAAACCGCGCGGCGTCGTCGGCTGCATCACGCCGTGGAACTTCCCGGTCGCCATCCCGTTCTGGCACATGGCCGTCGCGCTCGTCGAGGGCAACACCGTCGTGTTCAAGCCCGCCGAGCAGACGCCGTGGTGCGCCCAGATCATCGCCGAGATGTTCGTCGACGCGGGCATCCCCGACGGCGTGTTCAACATGGTCCAGGGCTTCGGCGACGCGGGTGCGGAGATCGTCGACAGCGACATCACCGACACGGTGCTGTTCACGGGCTCAGCGGAGGTCGGCCACGAGGTCGCGAGCAAGGTCGGCGGTCAGCCCGGCAAGCTCGCAGCCTGTGAGATGGGTGGCAAGAACGGCATCGTCGTCACCGAGGAGGCCGACCTCGACGTCGCCGTCCACTCCGCCGTGATGTCCAGCTTCAAGACGACCGGCCAGCGCTGTGTCTCCTCCGAGCGCCTCATCGTCCACGAGGACGTCTACGACGAGTTCAAGGAGCGCTACGTCGAGGTCGCACAGAACATCGCCGTCGGCGACCCGCTCGACGAGGACACGTTCATGGGCCCGGCCATCGAGGAGGGCCACGTCGAGAAGATCCGCCGCCACAACGAGATGGCCCGCGAGGAGGGCGCGAACGTGCTCGTCGACCGCTTCGAGCTCAACGACGACGAGATCCCCGACGGCCACGAGGACGGCCACTGGGTCGGCCCGTTCGTCTACGAGATAGAGTACGACACCGACCTGCGCTGCATCAAGGAGGAGTGCTTCGGCCCGCACGTCGCCCTGCTGGAGTACTCGGGTGACATCGAGCGCGCCGTCGAGATCCACAACGACACGCCGTACGGGCTCGCCGGTGCCATCATCTCCGAGGACTACCGTCAGATCAACTACTACCGCGACAACGCCGAGATCGGCCTCGCCTACGGCAACCTACCCTGCATCGGTGCCGAGGTCCAGCTGCCCTTCGGCGGCGTCAAGAAGTCCGGCAACGGCTACCCGAGCGCACGCGAGGTCATCGAGGCCGTCACCGAGCGCACCGCCTGGACGCTCAACAACTCGAAGGACATCGAGATGGCACAGGGCCTGAGCGCGGACATCAAGACGCAGACGGACGACTGA
- a CDS encoding acyl-CoA dehydrogenase family protein: protein MDFTLPDEHRMIREEVRRFCDEEIEPVAQEIEDEHRFPEEIFDQLAELDVMGVPISEEYGGLGGDTLMYAVVAEELGRVSGSVALSYVAHTSLASKPLELFGTEAQKERWLTPLASGEYLGGWALTEPSSGSDASDMDTTAEKEGDEWVLNGTKQFITNASEAGSVLVKAVTDPGEGYGGISTFIVDPEADDGFEVTTLWDKMGLNASPTCEIKLTDVRLSEDRMLGERGDGWEQTKKTLDGGRISIAAISTGLAQGAYEAAKEYSKEREQFGQPISKFDAIRDKVVDMDRKIERARLLTHKSAWQYDQGQSVTKSSSLAKLDASEAAREVAEEAVQTLGGYGYTEDFAPQRFYRDAKLMEIGEGTSEIQHLVIGRELGL from the coding sequence ATGGACTTCACGCTGCCGGACGAGCACCGGATGATCCGCGAGGAGGTGCGGCGCTTCTGCGACGAGGAGATCGAACCCGTCGCACAGGAGATCGAGGACGAGCACCGGTTCCCCGAGGAGATATTCGACCAGCTCGCCGAACTCGACGTGATGGGCGTCCCCATCTCCGAGGAGTACGGCGGCCTCGGCGGCGACACGCTGATGTACGCCGTCGTCGCCGAGGAGCTGGGTCGCGTCTCCGGCTCTGTCGCGCTCTCGTACGTCGCCCACACCTCGCTCGCCTCGAAGCCCCTCGAACTGTTCGGCACCGAGGCACAGAAGGAACGCTGGCTCACGCCGCTCGCCTCCGGCGAGTACCTCGGCGGGTGGGCGCTCACCGAGCCGAGCAGCGGCTCCGACGCCTCCGACATGGACACGACCGCCGAGAAGGAGGGCGACGAGTGGGTGCTCAACGGCACGAAGCAGTTCATCACGAACGCGAGCGAGGCCGGCAGCGTCCTCGTGAAGGCCGTCACCGACCCCGGCGAGGGCTACGGCGGCATCTCGACGTTCATCGTCGACCCCGAGGCGGACGACGGCTTCGAGGTCACGACGCTCTGGGACAAGATGGGCCTGAACGCATCGCCCACCTGCGAGATCAAGCTCACCGACGTGCGCCTGTCCGAGGACCGGATGCTCGGCGAGCGTGGCGACGGCTGGGAGCAGACGAAGAAGACGCTCGACGGCGGCCGCATCTCCATCGCGGCCATCTCGACCGGGCTCGCACAGGGTGCGTACGAGGCCGCGAAGGAGTACTCCAAGGAGCGCGAGCAGTTCGGCCAGCCCATCTCGAAGTTCGACGCCATCCGTGACAAGGTCGTCGACATGGACCGCAAGATAGAGCGCGCCCGGCTGCTCACCCACAAGTCCGCGTGGCAGTACGACCAGGGCCAGTCCGTCACGAAGTCCTCGTCGCTCGCCAAGCTCGACGCGAGCGAGGCCGCCCGCGAGGTCGCCGAGGAGGCGGTCCAGACCCTCGGCGGCTACGGCTACACCGAGGACTTCGCCCCGCAGCGGTTCTACCGCGACGCGAAGCTCATGGAGATCGGCGAGGGGACCAGCGAGATACAGCACCTCGTCATCGGCCGCGAACTCGGACTGTAG
- a CDS encoding nitrilase-related carbon-nitrogen hydrolase has translation MKLALAQLEVEPAAVDANVDRAAAAVESAADRGADLVALPELFNVGYFSFDVYQRAAEGLDGETLTRLADVAADNDVALLAGTVVEDLAETAASSAVPTPAEDGLANTAVLFDADGERQLVYRKHHLFGYGSAETELLVPGERIPTTELGGFTVAVTTCYDLRFPELYRELKDRGATLTLVPSAWPYPRVEHWQTLPRSRAIENLSYVATINGSGAFDDATLLGRSTVYDPWGTPVATTDDRPDLVVTAVDPGEVDRVREEFPALDDARL, from the coding sequence ATGAAGCTCGCACTCGCCCAGCTCGAGGTCGAGCCCGCCGCCGTCGACGCCAACGTCGACCGCGCGGCCGCGGCCGTCGAGTCCGCCGCCGACCGTGGTGCGGACCTCGTCGCGCTGCCGGAGCTGTTCAACGTCGGCTACTTCTCGTTCGACGTCTACCAGCGCGCCGCCGAGGGACTCGACGGGGAGACGCTCACCCGGCTCGCCGACGTCGCCGCCGACAACGACGTCGCGCTGCTCGCCGGCACCGTCGTCGAGGACCTCGCGGAGACCGCCGCCTCCAGCGCGGTCCCGACGCCCGCCGAGGACGGGCTGGCGAACACCGCGGTGCTGTTCGACGCCGACGGCGAGCGCCAGCTCGTCTACCGCAAGCACCACCTGTTCGGCTACGGCTCCGCCGAAACCGAGCTGCTGGTGCCCGGCGAGCGCATCCCGACCACGGAGCTCGGCGGTTTCACCGTGGCCGTCACGACCTGCTACGACCTGCGGTTCCCCGAACTCTACCGCGAGCTCAAAGACCGGGGCGCGACCCTGACCCTCGTGCCGAGCGCGTGGCCCTACCCCCGCGTCGAGCACTGGCAGACACTCCCCCGTTCCCGGGCCATCGAGAACCTCTCCTACGTCGCCACCATCAACGGCAGCGGCGCGTTCGACGACGCCACCCTGCTCGGCCGTTCGACCGTCTACGACCCGTGGGGCACGCCCGTCGCGACGACGGACGACCGCCCCGACCTCGTCGTGACAGCGGTGGACCCGGGCGAGGTCGACCGCGTCCGCGAGGAGTTCCCCGCCCTCGACGACGCTCGTCTCTGA